Proteins encoded within one genomic window of Gigantopelta aegis isolate Gae_Host chromosome 2, Gae_host_genome, whole genome shotgun sequence:
- the LOC121385172 gene encoding zwei Ig domain protein zig-1-like, protein MDVSLIVLLAAVAVIQVTGSTLSMLSKSPVYIQAHALLEMKCVFKSISPNGVVRWFKGSVELSSPDFTVLKHQGYEILDNGDMLVVTTSTLTKNSIGAGDSGRYSCRVESLNEDIDVRVVTFQNTPEVVTNPGNPITVKCNVGSLAVKMKTKWKKDGVSLSALPELLQRIVFKDHKTTLEINNSSYSDTGKYECEMTAQEGEQQGNITHDVIIFGRPYFLDGNNQTEPHHGKAGLELRCVPSGYPSPVISWTKDSADLVTKATVMLHSHENIKKAVIRFTDFQVDDTGLYSCEAKNKHGSTVRNFQILEVSGAQSVFRRTHLVPLFLCLFTLGHNIH, encoded by the exons GTAGCACATTATCAATGCTATCTAAATCTCCAGTCTACATCCAGGCGCATGCTCTTCTTGAGATGAAATGTGTTTTCAAATCGATTAGTCCAAACGGAGTAGTCAGGTGGTTTAAGGGCAGCGTGGAACTGTCGAGTCCGGACTTCACTGTGTTGAAACACCAGGGTTATGAGATACTCGATAACGGCGATATGCTCGTGGTTACCACATCAACCCTGACCAAGAACAGCATCGGCGCCGGCGATTCAGGACGCTACAGCTGCAGGGTGGAAAGCTTGAATGAAGACATCGACGTCAGAGTCGTCACAT TTCAAAATACACCGGAAGTTGTTACTAACCCCGGCAATCCCATTACTGTGAAATGCAATGTGGGAAGCCTCGCtgtgaaaatgaaaacaaaatggaagaAAGATGGCGTTAGTCTATCTGCACTGCCAGAACTGTTACAAAGAATTGTATTTAAAGATCACAAAACAACACTGGAAATCAACAATTCTT CTTACAGTGACACGGGCAAATACGAGTGTGAAATGACCGCACAAGAAGGAGAGCAACAAGGGAATATAACTCATGATGTCATCATTTTCG gtaGGCCTTATTTCTTGGACGGAAACAACCAGACAGAGCCGCACCATGGTAAAGCAGGATTGGAGTTGAGATGTGTTCCCTCAGGATACCCATCCCCTGTTATATCCTGGACTAAAGACAGCGCGGATCTCGTTACCAAGGCTACCGTGATGCTACATTCGCACGAAAACATCAAGAAAGCTGTTATACGGTTTACAGACTTTCAAGTCGATGATACAGGATTATATTCTTGTGAAGCTAAAAACAAACATGGTTCCACTGTGAGAAACTTCCAGATACTGGAAGTGAGCGGTGCCCAATCTGTGTTTAGAAGGACGCATCTAGTGCCTCTGTTTTTGTGCCTGTTTACCCTTGGACATAATATTCACTGA